Proteins co-encoded in one Apus apus isolate bApuApu2 chromosome 22, bApuApu2.pri.cur, whole genome shotgun sequence genomic window:
- the LOC127393455 gene encoding endothelial cell-selective adhesion molecule-like isoform X3, which translates to MVALLALAALLGVSSAALEVHVGTGAVFSVEGQQAVLPAWFTSHSQKKPYVTWLLDKEDADPFQILTYLDGVVKVEETELKPRLGFLYPLLTHNISLFINATQERDSGQYMCTVNVVDDVTSTGKNVGVINLTVLVPPALPTCRLQGHPAVGTNITLSCSSEKGKPQPTYQWHRTAPTMQVFFPPAQDQAKGTLKLTNLSLDMAGVYVCKAENRAGSAECSILLEVHSTGSANAVIAGAVLGSLGALATVIFFTRRMVGYRRKKRDSQEEVANEIKEDATAPKTPMWARSPPADAVSKTSTLSSLASARERTYGAHPPLDTHRGPPPRPAGRPGPPPALNGTPPRRHPNPPTLTRVGAIPVMVPAQSRAGSLV; encoded by the exons ATGGTCGCGCTGCTGGCGCTGGCTGCGCTGCTGG GGGTGTCCTCGGCCGCACTGGAGGTCCACGTGGGGACAGGTGCCGTCTTCTCAGTGGAGGGGCAGCAGGCGGTGCTGCCCGCCTGGTTCACCAGCCACTCCCAGAAGAAGCCCTATGTCACCTGGCTGCTGGACAAGGAGGATGCTGACCCCTTCCAG ATCCTGACCTACCTGGACGGAGTGGTGAAGGTGGAGGAGACAGAGCTGAAGCCCCGCCTGGGCTTCCTCTATCCCCTCCTCACCCACAACATCTCACTCTTCATCAACGCCACCCAGGAGCGTGACTCAGGCCAGTACATGTGCACAGTCAACGTGGTAGATGATGTCACCAGCACAGGCAAGAACGTCGGTGTCATCAACCTAACTGTCCTAG TGCCACCGGCCCTCCCCACCTGCCGCCTGCAGGGCCACCCCGCTGTGGGCACCAACATCACCTTGAGCTGTTCCTCAGAGAAGGGGAAGCCACAGCCCACCTACCAGTGGCACCGCACAGCCCCCACCATGCAGGTCTTCTTCCCCCCTGCCCAAG ATCAGGCCAAGGGCACCCTCAAGTTGACCAACCTCTCGCTGGACATGGCAGGGGTCTATGTCTGCAAGGCCGAAAACCGGGCAGGGTCAGCTGAGtgcagcatcctcctggaaGTGCACTCAA caggTAGCGCCAATGCCGTCATCgctggggcagtgctgggctccctGGGCGCCCTGGCCACCGTCATCTTCTTCACCCGGCGGATGGTGGGCTACCGGCGCAAGAAACGGGACAGCCAGGAGGAGGTGGCCAATGAGATCAA GGAAGATGCCACTGCTCCCAAGACCCCCATGTGGGCCCGCAGCCCCCCTGCTGACGCTGTCTCCAAGACCAGCACCTTGTCCTCCCTCGCCAGCGCTCGTGAGAGAACCTACGGTGCCCACCCCCCACTGGACACCCACCggggaccccccccccgccctgcaGGGCGCCCAGGCCCCCCTCCAGCTCTCAATGGGACCCCTCCCCGCCGCCACCCCAATCCCCCCACCCTAACACGGGTAGGTGCCATCCCCGTCATGGTGCCAGCGCAGAGCCGGGCCGGTTCCTTGGTGTGA
- the LOC127393455 gene encoding endothelial cell-selective adhesion molecule-like isoform X1 yields MVALLALAALLGVSSAALEVHVGTGAVFSVEGQQAVLPAWFTSHSQKKPYVTWLLDKEDADPFQVGTWVIEVTTWEVAKILTYLDGVVKVEETELKPRLGFLYPLLTHNISLFINATQERDSGQYMCTVNVVDDVTSTGKNVGVINLTVLVPPALPTCRLQGHPAVGTNITLSCSSEKGKPQPTYQWHRTAPTMQVFFPPAQDQAKGTLKLTNLSLDMAGVYVCKAENRAGSAECSILLEVHSTGSANAVIAGAVLGSLGALATVIFFTRRMVGYRRKKRDSQEEVANEIKEDATAPKTPMWARSPPADAVSKTSTLSSLASARERTYGAHPPLDTHRGPPPRPAGRPGPPPALNGTPPRRHPNPPTLTRVGAIPVMVPAQSRAGSLV; encoded by the exons ATGGTCGCGCTGCTGGCGCTGGCTGCGCTGCTGG GGGTGTCCTCGGCCGCACTGGAGGTCCACGTGGGGACAGGTGCCGTCTTCTCAGTGGAGGGGCAGCAGGCGGTGCTGCCCGCCTGGTTCACCAGCCACTCCCAGAAGAAGCCCTATGTCACCTGGCTGCTGGACAAGGAGGATGCTGACCCCTTCCAGGTGGGAACCTGGGTGATAGAGGTGACAACATGGGAGGTGGCCAAG ATCCTGACCTACCTGGACGGAGTGGTGAAGGTGGAGGAGACAGAGCTGAAGCCCCGCCTGGGCTTCCTCTATCCCCTCCTCACCCACAACATCTCACTCTTCATCAACGCCACCCAGGAGCGTGACTCAGGCCAGTACATGTGCACAGTCAACGTGGTAGATGATGTCACCAGCACAGGCAAGAACGTCGGTGTCATCAACCTAACTGTCCTAG TGCCACCGGCCCTCCCCACCTGCCGCCTGCAGGGCCACCCCGCTGTGGGCACCAACATCACCTTGAGCTGTTCCTCAGAGAAGGGGAAGCCACAGCCCACCTACCAGTGGCACCGCACAGCCCCCACCATGCAGGTCTTCTTCCCCCCTGCCCAAG ATCAGGCCAAGGGCACCCTCAAGTTGACCAACCTCTCGCTGGACATGGCAGGGGTCTATGTCTGCAAGGCCGAAAACCGGGCAGGGTCAGCTGAGtgcagcatcctcctggaaGTGCACTCAA caggTAGCGCCAATGCCGTCATCgctggggcagtgctgggctccctGGGCGCCCTGGCCACCGTCATCTTCTTCACCCGGCGGATGGTGGGCTACCGGCGCAAGAAACGGGACAGCCAGGAGGAGGTGGCCAATGAGATCAA GGAAGATGCCACTGCTCCCAAGACCCCCATGTGGGCCCGCAGCCCCCCTGCTGACGCTGTCTCCAAGACCAGCACCTTGTCCTCCCTCGCCAGCGCTCGTGAGAGAACCTACGGTGCCCACCCCCCACTGGACACCCACCggggaccccccccccgccctgcaGGGCGCCCAGGCCCCCCTCCAGCTCTCAATGGGACCCCTCCCCGCCGCCACCCCAATCCCCCCACCCTAACACGGGTAGGTGCCATCCCCGTCATGGTGCCAGCGCAGAGCCGGGCCGGTTCCTTGGTGTGA
- the LOC127393455 gene encoding endothelial cell-selective adhesion molecule-like isoform X2, whose protein sequence is MVALLALAALLGVSSAALEVHVGTGAVFSVEGQQAVLPAWFTSHSQKKPYVTWLLDKEDADPFQVGTWVIEVTTWEVAKILTYLDGVVKVEETELKPRLGFLYPLLTHNISLFINATQERDSGQYMCTVNVVDDVTSTGKNVGVINLTVLVPPALPTCRLQGHPAVGTNITLSCSSEKGKPQPTYQWHRTAPTMQVFFPPAQDQAKGTLKLTNLSLDMAGVYVCKAENRAGSAECSILLEVHSSSANAVIAGAVLGSLGALATVIFFTRRMVGYRRKKRDSQEEVANEIKEDATAPKTPMWARSPPADAVSKTSTLSSLASARERTYGAHPPLDTHRGPPPRPAGRPGPPPALNGTPPRRHPNPPTLTRVGAIPVMVPAQSRAGSLV, encoded by the exons ATGGTCGCGCTGCTGGCGCTGGCTGCGCTGCTGG GGGTGTCCTCGGCCGCACTGGAGGTCCACGTGGGGACAGGTGCCGTCTTCTCAGTGGAGGGGCAGCAGGCGGTGCTGCCCGCCTGGTTCACCAGCCACTCCCAGAAGAAGCCCTATGTCACCTGGCTGCTGGACAAGGAGGATGCTGACCCCTTCCAGGTGGGAACCTGGGTGATAGAGGTGACAACATGGGAGGTGGCCAAG ATCCTGACCTACCTGGACGGAGTGGTGAAGGTGGAGGAGACAGAGCTGAAGCCCCGCCTGGGCTTCCTCTATCCCCTCCTCACCCACAACATCTCACTCTTCATCAACGCCACCCAGGAGCGTGACTCAGGCCAGTACATGTGCACAGTCAACGTGGTAGATGATGTCACCAGCACAGGCAAGAACGTCGGTGTCATCAACCTAACTGTCCTAG TGCCACCGGCCCTCCCCACCTGCCGCCTGCAGGGCCACCCCGCTGTGGGCACCAACATCACCTTGAGCTGTTCCTCAGAGAAGGGGAAGCCACAGCCCACCTACCAGTGGCACCGCACAGCCCCCACCATGCAGGTCTTCTTCCCCCCTGCCCAAG ATCAGGCCAAGGGCACCCTCAAGTTGACCAACCTCTCGCTGGACATGGCAGGGGTCTATGTCTGCAAGGCCGAAAACCGGGCAGGGTCAGCTGAGtgcagcatcctcctggaaGTGCACTCAA gTAGCGCCAATGCCGTCATCgctggggcagtgctgggctccctGGGCGCCCTGGCCACCGTCATCTTCTTCACCCGGCGGATGGTGGGCTACCGGCGCAAGAAACGGGACAGCCAGGAGGAGGTGGCCAATGAGATCAA GGAAGATGCCACTGCTCCCAAGACCCCCATGTGGGCCCGCAGCCCCCCTGCTGACGCTGTCTCCAAGACCAGCACCTTGTCCTCCCTCGCCAGCGCTCGTGAGAGAACCTACGGTGCCCACCCCCCACTGGACACCCACCggggaccccccccccgccctgcaGGGCGCCCAGGCCCCCCTCCAGCTCTCAATGGGACCCCTCCCCGCCGCCACCCCAATCCCCCCACCCTAACACGGGTAGGTGCCATCCCCGTCATGGTGCCAGCGCAGAGCCGGGCCGGTTCCTTGGTGTGA
- the LOC127393455 gene encoding endothelial cell-selective adhesion molecule-like isoform X4 — protein sequence MVALLALAALLGVSSAALEVHVGTGAVFSVEGQQAVLPAWFTSHSQKKPYVTWLLDKEDADPFQILTYLDGVVKVEETELKPRLGFLYPLLTHNISLFINATQERDSGQYMCTVNVVDDVTSTGKNVGVINLTVLVPPALPTCRLQGHPAVGTNITLSCSSEKGKPQPTYQWHRTAPTMQVFFPPAQDQAKGTLKLTNLSLDMAGVYVCKAENRAGSAECSILLEVHSSSANAVIAGAVLGSLGALATVIFFTRRMVGYRRKKRDSQEEVANEIKEDATAPKTPMWARSPPADAVSKTSTLSSLASARERTYGAHPPLDTHRGPPPRPAGRPGPPPALNGTPPRRHPNPPTLTRVGAIPVMVPAQSRAGSLV from the exons ATGGTCGCGCTGCTGGCGCTGGCTGCGCTGCTGG GGGTGTCCTCGGCCGCACTGGAGGTCCACGTGGGGACAGGTGCCGTCTTCTCAGTGGAGGGGCAGCAGGCGGTGCTGCCCGCCTGGTTCACCAGCCACTCCCAGAAGAAGCCCTATGTCACCTGGCTGCTGGACAAGGAGGATGCTGACCCCTTCCAG ATCCTGACCTACCTGGACGGAGTGGTGAAGGTGGAGGAGACAGAGCTGAAGCCCCGCCTGGGCTTCCTCTATCCCCTCCTCACCCACAACATCTCACTCTTCATCAACGCCACCCAGGAGCGTGACTCAGGCCAGTACATGTGCACAGTCAACGTGGTAGATGATGTCACCAGCACAGGCAAGAACGTCGGTGTCATCAACCTAACTGTCCTAG TGCCACCGGCCCTCCCCACCTGCCGCCTGCAGGGCCACCCCGCTGTGGGCACCAACATCACCTTGAGCTGTTCCTCAGAGAAGGGGAAGCCACAGCCCACCTACCAGTGGCACCGCACAGCCCCCACCATGCAGGTCTTCTTCCCCCCTGCCCAAG ATCAGGCCAAGGGCACCCTCAAGTTGACCAACCTCTCGCTGGACATGGCAGGGGTCTATGTCTGCAAGGCCGAAAACCGGGCAGGGTCAGCTGAGtgcagcatcctcctggaaGTGCACTCAA gTAGCGCCAATGCCGTCATCgctggggcagtgctgggctccctGGGCGCCCTGGCCACCGTCATCTTCTTCACCCGGCGGATGGTGGGCTACCGGCGCAAGAAACGGGACAGCCAGGAGGAGGTGGCCAATGAGATCAA GGAAGATGCCACTGCTCCCAAGACCCCCATGTGGGCCCGCAGCCCCCCTGCTGACGCTGTCTCCAAGACCAGCACCTTGTCCTCCCTCGCCAGCGCTCGTGAGAGAACCTACGGTGCCCACCCCCCACTGGACACCCACCggggaccccccccccgccctgcaGGGCGCCCAGGCCCCCCTCCAGCTCTCAATGGGACCCCTCCCCGCCGCCACCCCAATCCCCCCACCCTAACACGGGTAGGTGCCATCCCCGTCATGGTGCCAGCGCAGAGCCGGGCCGGTTCCTTGGTGTGA
- the NRGN gene encoding neurogranin, which translates to MDCCNEGACTKLDEDILDIPLDDPDANAAAAKIQASFRGHMTRKKIKGGEMERKTKEAECANSPRGDLRNGD; encoded by the exons ATGGACTGCTGCAAT GAGGGCGCCTGTACGAAGCTGGACGAGGACATCCTGGACATCCCCTTGGATGATCCCGATGCCAATGCGGCAGCCGCCAAGATCCAGGCGAGTTTCCGTGGCCATATGACCCGCAAGAAGATCAAAGGGGGGGAGATGGAGCGGAAAACCAAGGAGGCTGAGTGCGCCAACAGCCCCCGCGGCGACCTCCGCAACGGCGACTAG